Proteins from a single region of Verrucomicrobiota bacterium:
- a CDS encoding CvpA family protein: MTIWIFALFLMLMFGSAGAMGGGIRLSIQLLGVIISFSLASPLSPMLDWVPKVMGFHNPVTAWALPPILTFVLLNLIFASIAFGVHHKIEIHYQYRAADDVRLNWERVNSRLGIIVGMIVGSLYVVILGVLIHTAGYFTTQVKNGTSDPMGFQILTRMTADMKTTGLDRVVLAVSPVGENFYLTSDLVGLLYHNPDLRKRLMDYPLFNTLEDRPDFQAFEEERRTNYLARIASKTNFMVVLKSGMTQELMKNKDLQALYRDMDLGDVLKFATNGTSPKYEKEKLLGRWQLDLVPTVQAIRKKRNPPLPELKYLTTMYRSMLKDITIVASANNQISVRGSIADGQTLGRVLAYTLPKNIDISKLSTNFSNTNIFKTFLTGTWKSGSSDSYTLTLGDLGDSEVTLKDDKLTTTVGGQPVVFGKVD, from the coding sequence ATGACCATTTGGATTTTTGCGCTGTTCTTGATGTTGATGTTCGGGTCGGCGGGCGCGATGGGCGGCGGCATCCGGCTTTCGATCCAATTGCTCGGAGTCATCATCTCGTTTTCGCTGGCGAGCCCGCTTTCCCCGATGCTCGACTGGGTGCCGAAGGTGATGGGGTTCCACAATCCGGTGACGGCGTGGGCCCTGCCGCCGATCCTCACGTTCGTGCTGCTGAACCTGATCTTCGCGAGCATCGCCTTCGGGGTGCATCACAAGATCGAAATCCACTACCAATACCGCGCGGCGGACGACGTGCGGCTCAACTGGGAGCGGGTCAACTCCCGGCTCGGGATCATCGTCGGCATGATCGTGGGCTCGCTTTACGTGGTGATTCTCGGCGTGCTCATCCACACGGCGGGCTACTTCACGACGCAGGTGAAGAACGGGACGAGCGACCCGATGGGCTTCCAGATTCTCACGCGCATGACGGCCGACATGAAGACCACGGGCCTGGACCGCGTGGTGCTGGCGGTCAGTCCCGTCGGCGAGAATTTCTACCTCACGTCGGACCTCGTCGGCCTGCTTTACCACAACCCCGACCTGCGCAAGCGGCTCATGGATTATCCGCTCTTCAACACCCTGGAGGACCGGCCCGATTTTCAAGCCTTCGAGGAAGAGCGACGGACCAACTACCTGGCCCGCATCGCCTCGAAGACGAACTTCATGGTCGTGCTCAAGAGCGGGATGACGCAGGAGTTGATGAAGAACAAGGACCTGCAGGCTCTCTACCGGGATATGGACCTGGGCGACGTGCTCAAGTTCGCCACGAACGGGACATCGCCGAAGTATGAAAAGGAGAAGCTGCTCGGCCGCTGGCAGCTCGACCTCGTGCCGACGGTGCAGGCCATCCGCAAGAAGCGCAACCCGCCGCTGCCCGAGCTCAAATACCTCACGACGATGTATCGCTCCATGCTCAAGGACATCACGATCGTCGCGAGCGCGAACAACCAGATTTCCGTGCGAGGCTCCATCGCGGACGGCCAGACGTTGGGACGGGTGCTGGCTTACACGCTTCCGAAGAACATCGACATCTCGAAGCTCTCCACCAATTTCTCCAATACAAACATCTTCAAGACCTTCCTCACGGGCACCTGGAAAAGCGGCTCCTCCGACTCCTACACGCTGACGCTCGGCGACCTCGGCGACAGCGAGGTGACCCTCAAGGATGACAAACTCACCACCACCGTCGGCGGTCAGCCCGTGGTGTTCGGCAAGGTTGACTGA
- a CDS encoding S9 family peptidase, which yields MSLAATSAPSHAADQPRLAYPVTARTNHVDDYHGTKIPDPFRWLEDDNAADTKAWVEAQNKVTFGYLDTIPERARIKERLTKLWNFERYGLPHREGSRYFWSKNDGLQNQSVLYVADTLDAEPRVLLDPNKLSADGTVALSSYSISADGNLMAYGLSASGSDWQEWKVRDVKTGADLSDHIKWVKFSGASWTKDGKGFFYSRYAEPKPGESLKGANYFQKLYFHKLGTPQSDDTLIYERPDQKEWGFGGHVTDDGKFLVLSIWKGTLRKNLLFYRDLSQANAPVVELIKDFEADYGFVDNVGSTFYLRTDLNAPRGRVVAIDLAKPEKTNWKEVIPQAAETLRGVNLLSDQFVASYLKDARSQVKVFARDGKFAREIALPGIGSTGGFGGKRTDTETFYSFTSYTVPGSIYRHDMKTGKSSVFRKPKVDFNSAGFETKQVFYASKDGTRVPMFITHRKGLKLDGSNPTYLYGYGGFNIPQTPGFSVSMAVWLEMGGVFAVANLRGGGEYGEEWHLSGTKARKQNVFDDFIAAAERLIAQKYTSPKTLAIAGGSNGGLLVGACMTQRPELFGAALPAVGVMDMLRFHKFTIGWAWTSDYGSADNADEFKALLAYSPLHNLKPGVKYPPTLVTTADHDDRVVPAHSFKFAARLQECQPSDGPPVLIRIETKAGHGAGKPTTKLIEESADKFGFLVRELGMKLPAN from the coding sequence ATGTCGCTTGCCGCAACCAGCGCCCCTTCACACGCCGCCGACCAGCCGCGGCTCGCGTATCCCGTCACGGCCAGGACCAACCACGTGGACGACTACCACGGCACGAAGATCCCCGACCCGTTCCGCTGGCTCGAGGACGACAACGCTGCCGACACCAAGGCGTGGGTCGAGGCGCAGAACAAGGTCACCTTCGGCTATCTCGACACGATCCCCGAGCGCGCCCGCATCAAGGAACGGCTCACGAAGCTCTGGAACTTCGAGCGCTACGGCCTGCCGCACCGCGAAGGCTCGCGCTACTTCTGGTCCAAGAACGACGGCCTGCAAAACCAAAGCGTGCTCTACGTCGCGGACACGCTCGACGCGGAGCCGCGCGTGCTGCTCGATCCGAACAAACTTTCCGCCGACGGCACCGTCGCGCTTTCAAGCTACAGCATCAGCGCGGACGGCAACTTGATGGCCTACGGCCTCTCGGCCAGCGGTTCGGACTGGCAGGAGTGGAAGGTGCGCGACGTGAAGACCGGCGCGGACCTGTCCGACCACATCAAGTGGGTGAAGTTCAGCGGCGCGTCGTGGACGAAGGACGGCAAGGGATTCTTCTACTCGCGCTACGCCGAGCCCAAACCCGGCGAGTCGCTCAAGGGCGCGAACTATTTCCAGAAACTCTACTTCCACAAACTCGGCACGCCGCAATCCGACGACACGCTCATCTACGAACGGCCCGACCAGAAGGAATGGGGCTTCGGCGGCCACGTCACGGACGACGGCAAGTTCCTCGTCCTCTCCATTTGGAAGGGCACGCTGCGCAAGAACCTCCTCTTCTACCGCGACCTTTCGCAGGCGAACGCGCCCGTCGTCGAACTCATCAAGGACTTCGAGGCCGACTACGGTTTCGTGGACAACGTCGGTTCGACGTTTTATCTGCGCACCGATCTCAACGCGCCCCGCGGTCGCGTCGTGGCGATTGACCTCGCGAAACCGGAGAAAACGAACTGGAAGGAAGTCATCCCGCAAGCCGCCGAGACGCTGCGCGGCGTGAACCTGCTCAGCGACCAGTTCGTCGCCAGCTACCTCAAGGACGCGCGCTCGCAGGTGAAGGTGTTCGCGCGCGACGGCAAGTTTGCCCGCGAGATTGCGCTGCCCGGCATCGGCAGCACGGGCGGCTTTGGAGGCAAGCGCACGGACACCGAGACGTTCTACTCGTTCACGAGCTACACCGTGCCCGGCTCGATCTACCGGCACGACATGAAGACGGGGAAGAGTTCCGTGTTCCGCAAGCCGAAGGTGGACTTCAACTCCGCCGGCTTCGAGACCAAGCAGGTCTTCTACGCGAGCAAGGACGGCACGCGCGTGCCGATGTTCATCACGCACCGCAAAGGGCTGAAGCTCGACGGCTCGAACCCGACGTATCTCTACGGCTACGGCGGCTTCAACATCCCGCAGACGCCGGGCTTCAGCGTGAGCATGGCCGTGTGGCTGGAGATGGGCGGCGTGTTCGCCGTGGCGAACCTGCGCGGCGGCGGCGAATACGGCGAGGAATGGCACCTCTCCGGCACGAAGGCGCGCAAGCAGAACGTCTTCGACGACTTCATCGCCGCGGCGGAGCGGCTCATCGCGCAGAAATACACCTCGCCGAAGACGCTCGCCATCGCCGGCGGCTCGAACGGCGGCCTGCTCGTCGGCGCGTGCATGACGCAGCGGCCCGAGCTGTTCGGCGCGGCGCTGCCCGCGGTGGGCGTGATGGACATGCTCCGCTTCCACAAGTTCACCATCGGCTGGGCGTGGACGAGCGACTACGGCAGCGCGGACAACGCGGACGAGTTCAAGGCGCTCCTTGCCTACTCGCCGCTGCACAACCTCAAGCCCGGCGTGAAGTATCCGCCCACGCTCGTGACGACGGCGGACCACGACGACCGCGTGGTGCCGGCGCACAGCTTCAAATTTGCCGCGCGCCTGCAGGAATGCCAGCCCTCCGACGGCCCGCCCGTGCTCATCCGCATCGAGACCAAGGCCGGCCACGGCGCGGGCAAACCGACGACGAAGCTCATCGAGGAGTCGGCGGACAAGTTCGGCTTCCTCGTGCGCGAGCTGGGGATGAAGCTGCCGGCGAATTGA